From Mycolicibacterium nivoides, a single genomic window includes:
- the gndA gene encoding NADP-dependent phosphogluconate dehydrogenase has translation MTKTSTSGTAQIGVTGLAVMGSNLARNFAHHGYTVALHNRSIAKTDALLAEHGSEGKFVRSETIAEFLDALEKPRRVIIMVKAGDPTDAVINELADAMEPGDIIIDGGNALYTDTIRREKAIRERGLHFVGAGISGGEEGALNGPSIMPGGPAESYKSLGPLLEEISAHVDGVPCCTHIGPDGAGHFVKMVHNGIEYSDMQLIGEAYQLLRDGLGLEAAQIADVFTEWNKGDLDSYLVEITAEVLRQVDAKTGKPLVDVIVDEAEQKGTGRWTVKSALDLGVPVTGIAEAVFARALSGSVPQRKATTGLASGELGDKPSESAQFIDDVSKALYASKIIAYAQGFNQIQAGSAEYGWGITLGDMATIWRGGCIIRAKFLNRIKEAYDDDADLATLIAAPYFRDAVEAGIDSWRRVVIKATELGIPVPGFASALSYYDALRTERLPAALTQGLRDFFGAHTYGRTDAEPGQKFHTLWSGDRSEVPA, from the coding sequence ATGACCAAGACCAGCACTTCCGGCACGGCGCAGATCGGAGTCACCGGCCTGGCCGTGATGGGCTCCAATCTCGCCCGCAACTTCGCCCACCACGGCTACACCGTCGCTCTGCACAACCGGTCGATCGCCAAAACCGATGCGCTGCTGGCCGAGCATGGCTCCGAGGGCAAGTTCGTGCGCAGCGAGACGATCGCGGAATTCCTTGACGCCCTGGAGAAGCCACGCCGGGTGATCATCATGGTCAAGGCCGGCGACCCCACCGATGCGGTGATCAACGAGCTGGCCGACGCCATGGAGCCCGGCGACATCATCATCGACGGCGGCAATGCCCTCTACACCGACACCATCCGTCGGGAAAAGGCGATCCGCGAGCGCGGCCTGCACTTCGTCGGAGCGGGGATCTCCGGCGGCGAGGAAGGCGCGCTCAACGGCCCGTCGATCATGCCCGGCGGCCCCGCCGAGTCCTACAAGTCCCTCGGCCCGCTGCTGGAGGAGATCTCCGCGCACGTGGACGGTGTGCCGTGCTGCACCCACATCGGCCCGGACGGTGCCGGGCACTTCGTGAAGATGGTGCACAACGGCATCGAGTATTCCGACATGCAGCTGATCGGCGAGGCGTACCAGTTGCTGCGCGACGGGCTCGGCCTGGAGGCCGCACAGATCGCCGACGTGTTCACCGAGTGGAACAAGGGCGACCTGGACAGCTATCTGGTGGAGATCACCGCCGAGGTGCTGCGTCAGGTGGACGCCAAGACCGGCAAGCCGCTGGTGGACGTGATCGTCGACGAGGCCGAGCAGAAGGGCACCGGGCGCTGGACCGTGAAGTCCGCCCTGGACCTCGGGGTTCCCGTCACCGGCATCGCCGAGGCCGTGTTCGCCCGGGCGCTGTCGGGTTCCGTGCCCCAGCGCAAGGCGACGACCGGACTGGCGTCAGGCGAGCTCGGCGACAAGCCTTCTGAATCGGCACAGTTCATCGACGATGTCAGCAAGGCGCTGTACGCCTCGAAGATCATCGCCTACGCCCAGGGCTTCAACCAGATCCAGGCGGGCTCGGCCGAGTACGGGTGGGGCATCACCCTGGGCGATATGGCCACCATCTGGCGCGGCGGCTGCATCATCCGGGCGAAGTTCCTCAACCGGATCAAGGAGGCGTACGACGACGATGCCGATCTGGCCACCCTGATCGCCGCTCCGTACTTCCGCGACGCGGTCGAGGCGGGCATCGACAGTTGGCGCCGGGTCGTGATCAAGGCGACCGAGTTGGGGATTCCGGTCCCCGGTTTCGCGTCGGCACTGTCCTATTACGACGCGTTGCGCACCGAGCGGCTGCCCGCGGCGCTGACCCAGGGCCTGCGCGACTTCTTCGGCGCGCACACCTACGGGCGCACCGACGCGGAGCCCGGCCAGAAGTTCCACACCCTCTGGAGCGGTGACCGCAGCGAAGTCCCTGCCTGA
- a CDS encoding GuaB1 family IMP dehydrogenase-related protein, protein MRFLNGHTPPYDLTYNDVFVVPGRSDVASRFDVDLSTSDGSGTTIPVVVANMTAVAGRRMAETIARRGGIVVLPQDLPSTVVADTVQFVKSRDLVVDTPVTLSPDDSVSDATALLHKRAHGAAVVVFEGRPIGLVTEAGCAGVDRFARIRDVAVTDFVTAPVGTDPRKVFDLLEHAPIDLAVLTEADGSLAGVLTRTAAVRAGIYTPAVDAAGQLRIAAAVGINGDVGAKARALAEAGVDLLVIDTAHGHQVKMLEAIKAVASLDLGLPLAAGNVVSAEGTRDLIDAGASIVKVGVGPGAMCTTRMMTGVGRPQFSAVVECSAAAKELGAHVWADGGVRHPRDVALALAAGAANVMIGSWFAGTYESPGDLLHDREERPYKESYGMASKRAVAARTAGDSQFDRARKALFEEGISSSRMSLDPGRGGVEDLLDHITSGVRSTCTYVGATNLPELHEKVVLGVQSAAGFAEGHPLPTGW, encoded by the coding sequence GTGAGATTTTTGAACGGACACACCCCGCCGTACGACCTGACCTACAACGACGTGTTCGTCGTGCCCGGACGGTCGGATGTGGCATCGCGGTTCGACGTCGACCTGTCCACATCCGACGGATCCGGCACCACCATCCCGGTGGTGGTGGCGAACATGACGGCGGTGGCGGGCCGACGCATGGCCGAGACCATCGCCCGGCGCGGCGGCATCGTGGTGCTGCCGCAGGATCTGCCGAGCACCGTGGTCGCCGACACCGTGCAGTTCGTCAAGAGCCGCGACCTGGTGGTGGACACGCCGGTAACCCTGAGCCCGGACGACTCGGTGTCCGACGCCACGGCGTTGCTGCACAAACGCGCGCACGGCGCTGCGGTGGTGGTGTTCGAGGGACGCCCGATCGGGCTGGTCACCGAGGCCGGCTGCGCGGGCGTGGACCGGTTCGCCCGGATCCGCGACGTCGCGGTGACGGACTTCGTCACCGCGCCGGTGGGCACGGACCCGAGGAAGGTGTTCGACCTCCTCGAACACGCGCCGATCGACCTCGCGGTGCTCACCGAGGCGGACGGTTCCCTGGCCGGCGTGCTGACCCGCACCGCCGCGGTGCGGGCCGGCATCTACACCCCGGCCGTCGACGCGGCCGGACAGCTGCGCATCGCCGCGGCGGTCGGCATCAACGGCGATGTCGGCGCGAAGGCCCGCGCACTGGCCGAGGCCGGGGTCGACCTGCTCGTCATCGACACCGCCCACGGTCATCAGGTCAAGATGCTCGAGGCCATCAAGGCGGTGGCGTCACTGGATCTCGGCCTGCCGCTGGCGGCGGGCAACGTGGTCTCCGCCGAGGGCACCCGCGACCTCATCGATGCCGGCGCGTCGATCGTCAAGGTCGGCGTGGGCCCCGGCGCGATGTGCACCACCCGGATGATGACCGGTGTCGGCCGGCCGCAGTTCTCGGCCGTCGTCGAATGTTCGGCTGCGGCAAAGGAACTCGGCGCCCACGTGTGGGCGGACGGCGGGGTTCGGCACCCGCGCGACGTAGCGCTGGCGCTGGCCGCCGGCGCCGCGAACGTGATGATCGGCTCCTGGTTCGCCGGGACCTACGAGTCCCCCGGCGACCTGCTGCACGACCGGGAGGAACGGCCGTACAAGGAGAGCTACGGCATGGCCTCCAAGCGTGCGGTGGCCGCCCGTACCGCCGGGGACAGCCAGTTCGACCGGGCCCGTAAGGCCCTGTTCGAGGAGGGCATCTCGTCCTCGCGGATGAGCCTCGACCCGGGCCGCGGCGGCGTCGAGGACCTCCTCGACCACATCACCTCGGGGGTGCGCAGCACCTGCACCTATGTCGGCGCCACCAACCTCCCCGAACTACACGAGAAGGTGGTGCTGGGAGTCCAGTCGGCCGCCGGTTTCGCCGAAGGCCATCCGCTGCCGACGGGCTGGTAG